In Vicinamibacteria bacterium, a single genomic region encodes these proteins:
- a CDS encoding ABC transporter ATP-binding protein — protein sequence MSAAGFHEDDPVAPKSYDWKLLVRLLKYLGPYKAAVAVSFLLILVMAGLDLVGPYLTKVAIDGHIAKGDAAGLRWVAGLYLLALLAGLGVRFAQMFILQMTGQRVMQDMRREIFGHLQRLHVAYFDKNPVGRLMTRVTTDVDAVNELFTSGVVTVFGDLFTLFGIMGVMLALDLRLALVTFAVIPLFFLLTNWFRKGARESFRETRRWVARINAFLQENLSGMSVVQLFRREERNTLAFAAINRKHADANMTAIFYYAVFYPAIELLAALAIALIILYGGEGVLRGTVTLGVLVAFIQYSERFWRPISDLSEKFNILQAAMASSERIFLLLDTEAQVAGRAGARALPEVAGRVAFEGVWFAYSGQEWVLKDIDFAVEPGRSVALVGATGAGKTSIISLLTRFYDVARGRITLDGVDIRELPPAQLRSSLALVLQDVHLFSGTIASNIRLGSAIPEERVREAARAVHAHHFIEALPQGYETEVKERGATLSVGQKQLLSFARALAHDPQVLVLDEATSSVDTETEQLIQDALRVLLKGRTAIVIAHRLSTIQNVDEILVMHKGRIRERGTHQELLAERGLYWRLYQLQYKDQELRVSGPAEATA from the coding sequence ATGAGCGCGGCCGGCTTCCACGAGGACGACCCCGTCGCGCCCAAGAGCTACGACTGGAAGCTGCTCGTCCGCCTCCTCAAGTACCTGGGGCCCTACAAGGCGGCGGTGGCTGTCTCCTTCCTGCTCATCCTGGTCATGGCGGGACTGGACCTCGTGGGCCCTTACCTTACCAAGGTGGCCATCGACGGCCACATCGCCAAGGGGGACGCAGCCGGGCTGCGGTGGGTGGCCGGCCTCTACCTCCTCGCCCTCCTCGCCGGCCTCGGCGTGCGCTTCGCCCAGATGTTCATCCTGCAGATGACCGGGCAGCGGGTCATGCAGGACATGAGGCGGGAGATCTTCGGCCACCTCCAGCGGCTGCACGTGGCCTACTTCGACAAGAACCCCGTGGGTCGGCTCATGACCCGGGTCACCACCGACGTGGATGCGGTGAACGAGCTCTTCACCTCCGGGGTGGTGACCGTATTCGGCGACCTCTTCACCCTCTTCGGCATCATGGGGGTCATGCTCGCCCTCGACCTCCGGCTGGCCCTGGTGACTTTTGCCGTCATCCCCCTCTTCTTCCTGCTCACCAACTGGTTCCGCAAGGGGGCGCGGGAGTCCTTCCGGGAGACCCGCCGCTGGGTGGCCCGCATCAACGCCTTCCTCCAGGAGAACCTCTCCGGGATGAGCGTGGTTCAGCTGTTCCGGCGCGAGGAGCGGAACACTCTCGCCTTCGCGGCCATCAACCGCAAGCACGCCGACGCCAACATGACCGCCATCTTCTATTACGCGGTCTTCTACCCCGCCATCGAGCTCCTGGCCGCCCTCGCCATCGCCCTCATCATTCTCTACGGGGGCGAGGGCGTGCTCCGGGGGACGGTGACCCTGGGCGTGCTCGTGGCATTCATCCAGTACTCGGAGCGCTTCTGGCGGCCGATCTCCGACCTCTCCGAGAAGTTCAACATCCTGCAAGCGGCCATGGCCTCCTCGGAGCGAATCTTCCTGCTCCTGGACACGGAGGCCCAGGTGGCGGGCCGCGCCGGAGCCCGCGCCCTCCCCGAGGTCGCGGGCCGGGTGGCCTTCGAAGGGGTGTGGTTCGCCTACTCCGGCCAGGAGTGGGTCCTGAAGGACATCGACTTCGCGGTGGAGCCGGGGCGGAGCGTGGCCCTGGTGGGGGCCACGGGCGCGGGCAAGACCTCGATCATCAGCCTCCTCACCCGCTTCTACGACGTGGCCCGGGGCCGCATCACCTTGGACGGGGTAGACATCCGCGAGCTCCCCCCCGCGCAGCTCAGGTCCTCGCTCGCCCTCGTGCTCCAGGACGTGCACCTCTTCAGCGGGACCATCGCCTCCAACATCCGCCTGGGCTCGGCCATCCCCGAAGAGCGGGTGCGGGAGGCGGCGCGGGCCGTCCACGCCCACCACTTCATCGAAGCCCTGCCCCAGGGCTATGAGACCGAGGTCAAGGAGCGCGGGGCCACCCTCTCCGTGGGACAGAAGCAGCTCCTCTCCTTCGCCCGCGCCCTCGCCCACGACCCCCAGGTCCTCGTCCTGGACGAGGCCACGTCCTCCGTGGACACCGAGACCGAGCAGCTCATCCAGGACGCGCTCCGGGTGCTTCTTAAGGGGAGGACCGCGATCGTGATCGCCCACCGGCTCTCCACCATCCAGAACGTGGACGAGATCCTGGTCATGCACAAGGGCCGGATCCGAGAGCGGGGCACGCACCAGGAGCTCCTGGCCGAGCGCGGACTCTACTGGCGCCTCTACCAGCTCCAGTACAAGGACCAGGAACTGCGGGTGAGCGGCCCGGCGGAAGCTACGGCCTAG